One Thalassoglobus sp. JC818 genomic region harbors:
- a CDS encoding beta-ketoacyl-[acyl-carrier-protein] synthase family protein → MSSQTKQRRVVVTGIGVVSPIGIGRENFWTALNASQSGIGMVESEDRHVAFHGVGGEIPEFNEKSLKKEYFTEKDQKKSIKVMCREVQMGAAAALMALRDSGIDMDSIDHSRIGVEYGANLMYYPPDSLADACKKCVSEDGEFDYREWGGTGLGAMEPLWMLKYLPNMPACHIGIFTDSQGPNNSVTIDEASAGVAMTEALNILERGAAEVMIVGGTGTRLHPVKTLHARLLDELGYDEANISASCKPFDRNRNGQVVAESAGCLILEEEEHALARGATIYGRFLAGASSCVARPDGTADTRQAVTNSLNSAMRRGQVQPSDLGHVNAHGLGTVRDDQTEAASYREMFGDHEMPVTSLKGYFGNSGAASGFLEVAASLLALNQGVIPQTLNCSEPDDSLGIQVVSGEHQPTQNKLFANVNFTSLGQASAVILEANSSAS, encoded by the coding sequence ATGAGTTCACAGACCAAGCAGCGACGAGTCGTCGTCACCGGTATTGGCGTCGTGTCGCCAATTGGAATCGGACGTGAAAACTTCTGGACGGCGCTCAATGCCTCCCAGTCGGGCATCGGGATGGTCGAGTCCGAAGACCGCCATGTCGCTTTTCATGGTGTCGGAGGAGAAATTCCGGAATTCAACGAGAAGTCTCTGAAGAAAGAGTACTTCACGGAAAAGGACCAGAAAAAGAGCATCAAAGTGATGTGTCGAGAGGTCCAGATGGGCGCAGCTGCGGCATTGATGGCCCTCCGCGATTCCGGGATCGATATGGACTCAATCGACCATTCGCGCATCGGCGTCGAATACGGCGCCAACCTGATGTACTACCCTCCAGATAGTCTCGCCGACGCTTGCAAAAAATGCGTTTCTGAAGACGGAGAGTTTGACTACCGCGAATGGGGTGGGACCGGACTGGGGGCGATGGAACCGTTGTGGATGCTGAAGTATCTCCCCAACATGCCAGCTTGCCACATCGGGATTTTCACTGACTCACAAGGACCAAACAATTCTGTAACGATCGACGAAGCTTCCGCCGGTGTGGCGATGACGGAAGCGTTGAACATTCTCGAGCGTGGTGCCGCTGAAGTCATGATCGTGGGCGGTACAGGCACACGCCTGCATCCTGTGAAAACCCTGCACGCCCGCCTGCTGGATGAACTTGGCTACGACGAAGCCAATATCTCGGCAAGCTGTAAACCATTCGATCGCAACCGGAATGGACAAGTTGTCGCCGAGAGCGCTGGCTGTCTGATTCTCGAAGAGGAAGAACACGCTCTCGCACGAGGGGCAACCATCTACGGCCGGTTCCTAGCTGGAGCGTCGTCCTGTGTCGCTCGTCCCGATGGAACCGCAGATACCCGTCAAGCGGTCACAAACTCACTCAACTCAGCGATGCGTCGTGGGCAGGTTCAACCGTCAGATCTTGGGCACGTTAATGCTCACGGTCTCGGCACTGTCCGTGATGATCAGACGGAAGCAGCGAGCTATCGAGAGATGTTCGGTGATCACGAGATGCCCGTAACATCGTTAAAGGGGTACTTCGGAAACTCTGGAGCAGCTTCCGGATTCCTGGAAGTCGCTGCTTCGCTGCTGGCATTGAATCAGGGAGTGATTCCGCAAACGCTGAACTGCTCTGAACCAGATGATTCGCTGGGAATTCAGGTCGTTTCGGGAGAACATCAACCCACTCAAAACAAGCTGTTCGCCAATGTGAACTTCACCTCATTGGGACAGGCGAGTGCTGTGATTCTGGAAGCGAATTCGTCCGCTTCATAG
- a CDS encoding ABC transporter permease: MTEPQITELKSIPKSPSFWKEAWRQFRQRKLAMLSLGFVLFLSIVALFAPAISGSKPIVCKYKGEIYFPMLGYYSPRFEATFLSENFFGNYHDNLKENDPDSWAIWPLHFSDPNRPLDPDEWPGYPRTPQSSAPNSINWFGTDSKATDVFSQMVHGTRTALLVGFVSMGIASVIGITLGGLAGYFGGWTDSLISRLIEVVMCIPTLVLILALVAVINERTIWHMMAVIGATGWTGIARLTRAEFLKLKTMDFVSAARVLGVGHIRIMFKYLLPNALAPVLVPITFGIAAAILIESALSFLGFGPANSPSWGKLLNSGRQNLEDWWLILFPGFAIFLTVLAYNLIGEGLQEATDPRLRDSGSME, encoded by the coding sequence ATGACGGAACCACAGATCACGGAACTGAAATCGATCCCGAAATCTCCAAGCTTCTGGAAAGAAGCCTGGCGGCAGTTTCGTCAGCGCAAACTTGCGATGCTCAGTCTGGGCTTCGTGCTGTTTCTCTCGATTGTGGCCCTCTTTGCACCGGCGATTTCCGGAAGCAAACCGATCGTGTGCAAGTACAAAGGGGAAATCTACTTCCCGATGCTCGGCTACTACTCGCCTCGATTCGAAGCAACTTTCCTCAGCGAAAACTTCTTCGGGAACTATCACGACAACTTGAAGGAAAACGATCCTGACAGCTGGGCGATCTGGCCGCTGCACTTCAGCGACCCGAATCGTCCCCTCGATCCGGATGAGTGGCCCGGATATCCACGCACACCTCAAAGCTCCGCTCCGAATTCGATTAACTGGTTCGGGACGGATTCGAAAGCGACGGATGTCTTTTCGCAGATGGTTCACGGAACGCGGACAGCTCTACTTGTCGGTTTCGTGTCGATGGGAATTGCCTCAGTTATCGGGATCACTCTCGGCGGACTCGCTGGCTATTTTGGAGGATGGACCGATTCTCTGATCAGCCGACTCATCGAAGTCGTGATGTGTATTCCGACGCTGGTTCTGATTCTGGCGCTCGTCGCGGTCATCAACGAGCGGACCATCTGGCACATGATGGCAGTTATCGGAGCGACCGGCTGGACGGGGATCGCCCGCCTGACTCGGGCGGAGTTCTTGAAGCTGAAAACGATGGACTTCGTCTCGGCAGCCCGTGTCCTGGGAGTCGGGCACATCCGAATCATGTTCAAATACCTGCTTCCGAATGCCCTCGCCCCCGTTCTCGTGCCGATCACTTTCGGAATTGCAGCTGCGATTCTCATCGAGTCTGCCCTCAGTTTCCTCGGTTTCGGCCCGGCGAATTCCCCAAGTTGGGGAAAATTGCTGAACTCAGGCCGACAGAATCTGGAAGACTGGTGGCTCATTCTCTTCCCCGGTTTCGCCATTTTTCTCACCGTTTTGGCTTACAATCTGATCGGCGAAGGGCTGCAGGAAGCGACCGATCCGAGGCTGCGAGACAGCGGAAGCATGGAATAA
- a CDS encoding glycosyltransferase — MDKTTIIIAQFGRSDLTLNCVRSLTEHHPHLAEILIVDDGSGSPDVAPLQSAQIERCTILSRPVRSGVTSSWNFAARFARGQMLVFLNNDVITTGLWCDSLIDPLADNSCVMTGVERRPAVELSDSIREAWKIDSLLSGWCFAIRREFFAQLNGFDEKLQLYFSDTDLQCRCLAQFGHGAIRTVENLPLQHLGQQTTKDLPTRSQQWNDDRNHFERKWNCSPSKSSS; from the coding sequence GTGGACAAAACGACGATCATTATTGCGCAGTTCGGTCGCAGCGACCTGACCTTGAACTGCGTCCGATCTCTCACAGAGCATCATCCGCATCTCGCTGAGATTCTGATCGTGGACGATGGAAGCGGATCGCCTGATGTAGCTCCCCTGCAATCTGCTCAAATTGAACGCTGCACAATTCTCAGTCGCCCGGTCCGCAGCGGTGTGACTTCGTCCTGGAACTTCGCAGCCCGCTTCGCACGAGGCCAGATGCTCGTATTCTTGAACAACGATGTCATCACCACCGGCCTTTGGTGTGACTCTCTGATTGATCCCCTCGCCGACAATTCCTGTGTGATGACTGGTGTCGAGCGACGTCCGGCCGTTGAACTTTCAGATTCAATTCGTGAAGCATGGAAAATTGATTCGCTATTGTCGGGGTGGTGCTTCGCGATTCGACGTGAGTTCTTCGCTCAATTGAACGGCTTTGACGAGAAACTTCAATTGTACTTTTCTGATACCGACCTTCAGTGCCGTTGCCTGGCTCAATTTGGCCACGGTGCGATTCGCACGGTTGAAAATCTTCCGCTTCAACATCTGGGTCAGCAGACGACGAAAGACCTCCCAACTCGCTCCCAACAATGGAACGATGATCGAAACCACTTCGAAAGGAAGTGGAATTGTTCACCGAGCAAAAGCAGCTCATGA
- a CDS encoding molybdopterin biosynthesis protein, with the protein MNSSPDSTDSDNAPQYLKDSRQKQFLSVFSRDEAKERFTSYLNLKPLGSESVSLGESRGRILASDIISPIDVPGFDRSNVDGFALQSIDTASAQEEDPASLVINGESLLPGKSPTIVVRPQTATPISTGGIVPRGADAVVMIEDTDVVDSESPPRIAVTRSVPPGNMISFAGSDIAKGETVLWAGTPITSREIGVMASLGLEQVAVRRRPQVAIISTGDEVVEPGQPLLLGSVYDSNAAILSAAVQECGGEPILLGRVRDDQELLREIVKQGLQYDLVLLSGGTSKGAGDLSYQVVRELQNPGIVAHGVALKPGKPICLAVTNGKPVVILPGFPTSAIFTFHEFVAPVIRQFAGIPETAARKVRAQLPARVHSDKGRTEYVLVRLFGDAERRLAFPMGKGSGSVTTFSMADGFVVIPQHVEIVDAGEFVEVSLIDEEIQANELVIIGSHCAGLDRVVSSLRQTGCAVSVMHVGSEAGLMAVERGECDLAGIHLYDPQTGQYNTPYLNENLELIEGYRRMQSFVFRKDDDRFSGANKDNFLRKVSKQSDLSMVNRNSGSGTRILIDRLMSEAGIHRPPGYSMQVKSHNAVSAAVLQGRADWGVAIQSVAESYGLETIPIRNEHFDFVVRRENRQTIPIQRFVAELQKPELRASLQQMGYEFVTDSECKNE; encoded by the coding sequence GTGAATTCATCGCCGGACTCAACCGATTCAGACAACGCTCCTCAGTATCTGAAAGATTCGCGACAGAAGCAGTTTCTATCGGTCTTCAGCCGGGATGAAGCGAAGGAGCGGTTTACCAGCTATCTCAATTTAAAACCGCTCGGGAGTGAGTCTGTCAGTCTCGGTGAATCTCGCGGACGCATTCTCGCGAGCGATATCATTTCTCCGATCGATGTTCCAGGATTCGATCGATCTAACGTCGACGGGTTTGCCCTTCAATCGATTGATACAGCCAGTGCTCAGGAGGAGGACCCAGCGAGCCTTGTGATCAATGGAGAGTCCCTGCTACCGGGAAAGTCTCCGACCATCGTGGTCCGTCCGCAGACTGCGACACCGATTTCGACAGGCGGAATTGTTCCGCGAGGTGCAGACGCTGTTGTCATGATCGAAGACACGGATGTCGTGGATTCAGAATCTCCGCCGCGAATAGCTGTGACGCGTTCGGTGCCGCCGGGGAATATGATTTCGTTCGCTGGCAGCGACATCGCAAAAGGAGAAACGGTTCTCTGGGCAGGAACACCGATCACTTCGCGAGAAATCGGGGTGATGGCCTCGCTGGGACTGGAACAGGTTGCAGTTCGTCGTCGACCTCAGGTTGCCATCATCTCGACTGGTGATGAAGTTGTTGAGCCGGGGCAGCCGCTCCTATTGGGATCGGTTTACGATTCGAACGCTGCAATTCTCTCGGCTGCTGTTCAGGAGTGCGGAGGCGAACCAATTCTGCTCGGCCGTGTTCGTGACGATCAAGAGTTGCTGCGCGAGATTGTGAAACAGGGGCTTCAATACGATCTGGTTTTACTCTCAGGGGGAACATCAAAAGGGGCTGGCGATCTTTCGTATCAAGTTGTTCGAGAATTGCAGAACCCCGGAATCGTGGCTCATGGAGTCGCTTTGAAACCGGGGAAACCAATCTGTCTGGCTGTGACCAACGGAAAGCCAGTCGTGATTCTTCCCGGTTTTCCAACTTCAGCAATTTTCACATTTCATGAGTTCGTCGCGCCGGTCATTCGGCAGTTCGCAGGCATTCCAGAAACCGCTGCCCGCAAAGTTCGGGCTCAACTGCCTGCACGAGTTCATTCAGACAAAGGTCGAACAGAGTACGTCCTTGTCCGGCTCTTCGGTGATGCCGAGAGACGGTTAGCCTTTCCGATGGGCAAAGGGTCGGGTTCGGTCACGACGTTTTCCATGGCAGATGGGTTCGTCGTTATTCCTCAACACGTCGAGATTGTCGATGCCGGAGAATTTGTCGAAGTCAGTTTGATCGATGAAGAGATTCAGGCCAATGAACTCGTCATCATTGGCAGTCACTGTGCCGGGTTGGATCGTGTTGTCAGCTCGCTGCGGCAAACAGGTTGTGCAGTTTCTGTGATGCACGTGGGAAGCGAGGCCGGGTTGATGGCCGTCGAACGCGGAGAATGTGATCTCGCGGGAATTCATCTCTACGATCCACAAACCGGTCAATACAACACGCCGTATCTCAATGAGAACCTCGAGTTGATCGAAGGCTATCGGCGGATGCAGTCATTCGTATTTCGAAAAGATGATGACCGTTTCTCAGGAGCGAACAAAGACAACTTTCTTCGCAAGGTTTCCAAGCAGTCGGACTTGTCGATGGTCAATCGAAACTCCGGAAGCGGGACGAGAATTCTTATCGATCGGCTGATGTCAGAAGCAGGGATTCATCGACCTCCCGGCTATTCGATGCAAGTGAAATCGCACAACGCAGTCTCGGCCGCTGTGCTTCAAGGTCGGGCTGACTGGGGAGTTGCCATCCAATCGGTCGCAGAATCGTACGGACTGGAAACGATTCCCATTCGAAACGAGCACTTCGATTTCGTCGTCCGCCGCGAGAATCGACAAACTATTCCGATTCAACGGTTCGTCGCCGAACTTCAGAAGCCCGAACTACGCGCCAGCTTGCAGCAGATGGGGTACGAGTTTGTTACTGACAGCGAATGCAAGAATGAGTGA
- a CDS encoding phospholipase translates to MSELSKRRIGELNCHIFPGDRTELLVVLCHGFGAPGDDLAQLGHYLKGMLGEDGERVTFAFPHAPISLGEGGFGDSRAWWHLDMERLNRAISSGDFRDLRQESPAELPQARSLLTQTVTELCTELNVPISQTVVGGFSQGSMLATDYALHSEAKPAGLIVWSGTILNEDVWRPLAPSLANLPIFQSHGTTDPILPFEAAKWLYNLFEESGADADFLEFNGPHTIPPEAIQNAAVLIKDVLDKLSARSS, encoded by the coding sequence ATGTCCGAACTGTCCAAACGCCGAATTGGTGAACTCAATTGTCACATCTTCCCAGGAGATCGGACCGAGTTGCTTGTCGTGCTTTGTCATGGATTCGGAGCGCCCGGTGACGATCTCGCGCAGCTTGGTCACTATCTGAAGGGGATGCTTGGAGAAGATGGTGAGCGAGTCACGTTCGCCTTCCCGCACGCCCCAATTTCGTTGGGAGAGGGTGGTTTTGGTGACTCCCGGGCGTGGTGGCATCTTGACATGGAGCGGCTGAATCGAGCGATTTCATCTGGTGACTTCCGAGATCTGAGGCAGGAATCTCCGGCCGAACTTCCACAAGCGCGGTCGCTTCTCACTCAGACCGTGACCGAGCTCTGCACCGAATTGAATGTCCCCATCAGCCAAACTGTCGTCGGCGGTTTTTCTCAAGGTTCGATGCTGGCCACGGATTATGCGTTGCACTCGGAAGCCAAGCCCGCCGGGCTGATTGTCTGGTCAGGGACCATTCTGAATGAAGATGTCTGGCGGCCGCTGGCCCCGTCTCTCGCGAACCTGCCAATCTTCCAAAGTCATGGAACCACCGATCCGATTCTGCCCTTTGAAGCTGCTAAGTGGCTGTACAATCTCTTTGAGGAATCGGGAGCCGATGCCGATTTCCTCGAGTTCAATGGCCCTCACACGATTCCTCCAGAAGCAATCCAGAACGCGGCTGTCCTCATTAAAGATGTGCTCGACAAACTTTCAGCTCGTAGTTCGTGA
- a CDS encoding 3-deoxy-D-manno-octulosonic acid transferase — MKGILFNVVYIAGILCALPWLLYRRFRYGKYREGWRQKLWGELPVRTSDAHPLIWIHAVSVGEVIQLKQIVDGLRSLNPTLEFLVTTTTETGFQVANEKLTGCRVSYFPLDFTWTARKALKRVRPSLIVLVELELWPNFLAEASRSKIPVAVINGRMSDQSFSGYRKIRSLIKQSLQDLSLVAVQSEETRTRFVELGSRSDLVHVTGSIKFDGVEIDPSNPNALQLRDFFQLKESELVWVAGSTQASEEEMVLDIYLRLLDKLPKSRLIIVPRHPERGPEIAEMIERRGFHVIRRSSPRQQTSDNHRTAIGLLDTVGELKACWALADVAFVGGSFGNRGGQNMIEPAAHGIPVCFGPNTRNFRQVVELLLKANAAQRVATSSELEEFIVQSLTNSNDAHAMGERAKELISEQQGATETTCQLLLNLLDCSQADSIEQSNAA, encoded by the coding sequence GTGAAAGGAATCCTCTTCAATGTGGTCTACATTGCGGGGATTCTCTGCGCTCTGCCGTGGCTTCTGTATCGACGATTCCGCTACGGAAAATACCGTGAAGGCTGGCGTCAAAAGTTGTGGGGTGAACTCCCGGTCAGAACCTCTGACGCACACCCATTAATCTGGATTCATGCCGTCAGTGTGGGCGAAGTGATCCAGCTCAAGCAGATTGTCGATGGCTTAAGATCGCTCAACCCGACGCTGGAATTCTTGGTCACAACCACCACAGAAACCGGTTTTCAGGTGGCGAACGAAAAGCTCACCGGTTGTCGCGTTTCTTACTTTCCACTCGATTTCACATGGACCGCCCGCAAAGCACTGAAGCGTGTTCGCCCCAGCCTGATCGTCCTTGTCGAACTGGAACTCTGGCCAAACTTTCTCGCTGAAGCATCACGCTCAAAGATTCCCGTCGCTGTGATCAACGGTCGCATGAGCGATCAAAGCTTTAGCGGGTATCGGAAAATCCGAAGCCTGATCAAACAGTCGCTGCAGGATCTCTCTTTGGTTGCAGTGCAGTCGGAAGAAACGCGAACTCGATTCGTCGAACTCGGGAGCCGAAGCGATCTCGTTCACGTCACTGGTTCCATCAAATTCGATGGTGTCGAAATCGATCCATCCAATCCAAACGCACTGCAACTGCGGGACTTCTTTCAGTTGAAGGAATCGGAACTCGTCTGGGTCGCAGGAAGCACGCAAGCCTCGGAAGAGGAAATGGTCCTCGACATTTACCTGCGACTGCTCGATAAGCTTCCGAAGAGCCGATTGATTATTGTCCCTCGGCATCCGGAACGCGGTCCTGAAATCGCGGAGATGATCGAGCGACGCGGCTTCCACGTCATCCGCCGATCATCACCACGGCAACAAACCTCTGACAATCATCGAACAGCTATTGGTCTTCTCGACACTGTCGGCGAACTGAAAGCTTGCTGGGCATTGGCAGATGTCGCGTTTGTCGGTGGAAGCTTCGGCAACCGCGGCGGACAAAACATGATCGAGCCGGCAGCTCACGGTATTCCTGTCTGCTTCGGTCCGAACACGCGAAACTTTCGGCAAGTCGTCGAGCTGCTTCTCAAAGCGAATGCCGCACAACGAGTGGCAACTTCCTCAGAACTTGAAGAGTTTATCGTACAGTCGCTTACCAACTCGAACGATGCACACGCGATGGGAGAGCGAGCGAAAGAACTCATCTCCGAACAGCAGGGAGCGACCGAAACAACGTGTCAGCTGTTGCTGAATTTACTCGACTGCAGTCAAGCAGATTCCATTGAGCAGTCGAACGCAGCTTGA
- a CDS encoding glycosyltransferase — MRIAQVCNVGEICGGTAACAWSITLAFPDVDHTVIFLSPPNSRTVEAFQHCQFHSAKSITDGMIRHLNVDLVILHNSTPNRVAQIRSTPSIQYHHSMGSRTAADVHLACSKWLHQRTPQSTQVLWQPTPIPIQRTDNPSRNAATSLRIGRICTPDDRKWPQSLIPLYERLAESFKNVEWEFIGAPGTLRESLQHACRGNARFITADVSARSRYWSWHALLYHHPTISESFGRTVAESMRCGTVPIVDRKGGFCEQIESGKNGFLCTNPDDFVAAIHQIQDRNHLSQLSQRAQDSSHEKCSLSIFRSRFLRILNQLSLGDSFDA, encoded by the coding sequence ATGAGAATCGCTCAAGTCTGCAACGTCGGAGAAATCTGCGGGGGAACGGCGGCGTGCGCATGGTCCATCACTCTCGCCTTCCCCGACGTCGATCACACGGTCATCTTTCTCTCGCCTCCGAACTCGCGAACCGTTGAAGCCTTTCAGCACTGCCAGTTTCATAGCGCGAAGTCAATCACTGACGGAATGATTCGCCATTTGAATGTCGATCTAGTGATCCTCCACAACTCGACACCAAATCGGGTTGCGCAGATCCGATCGACACCCAGCATTCAATATCATCACTCGATGGGCTCCCGGACTGCGGCGGACGTTCATCTGGCATGTTCGAAATGGCTGCATCAACGGACACCTCAGTCGACTCAAGTCCTCTGGCAACCGACTCCAATTCCGATTCAACGCACCGACAATCCATCGCGTAACGCGGCAACCAGCCTGCGCATCGGTCGCATTTGCACACCCGACGATCGAAAGTGGCCACAAAGCTTGATCCCTCTCTATGAGCGACTCGCGGAAAGCTTCAAAAACGTGGAATGGGAGTTTATTGGCGCTCCGGGGACTCTACGAGAATCGCTGCAACATGCCTGTCGGGGCAACGCACGCTTCATCACTGCTGACGTCTCCGCACGGTCAAGATACTGGTCTTGGCACGCACTTCTCTACCATCATCCTACGATCTCAGAATCGTTCGGGCGGACTGTCGCGGAGTCGATGAGATGCGGGACAGTCCCGATTGTGGATCGGAAGGGAGGATTCTGCGAGCAAATCGAATCCGGGAAAAACGGGTTTCTGTGCACCAACCCGGATGATTTCGTCGCTGCGATTCACCAGATTCAGGATCGAAATCACTTGTCGCAGTTGAGTCAACGAGCTCAGGATTCGAGCCACGAAAAGTGCTCTCTGTCAATCTTTCGCAGTCGATTCCTGCGAATCCTCAATCAACTGAGTCTGGGCGACAGCTTCGATGCATGA